A region of Bacillota bacterium DNA encodes the following proteins:
- a CDS encoding TraM recognition domain-containing protein translates to DRHLEGGQVLVVNTALGALGKLGDVFGQFVVMHLQNAVFRRPGNEWTRVPHFLYVDEFPRYLNPDFERLLAIGRSYRCGVVLALQNTSQLLFGESTAFRDVLLGNCRTKVVLNLDDAKDARRFAEEMGEVRVEEERRTVRRFPGLWGWHTDAKQYTEVERPRFSYTDLQNLAPGTGVVKAVRNGRPQPPVRVEFDLAPPDRGPAPDGERAERRGELEVVVPERPRGLEVVLPRNGSFFPDGGGGTR, encoded by the coding sequence TGGACCGGCACCTGGAGGGCGGCCAGGTCCTAGTGGTCAACACCGCCCTGGGTGCCCTGGGCAAGCTGGGGGACGTGTTCGGGCAGTTCGTGGTGATGCACCTGCAGAACGCGGTTTTCCGCCGGCCGGGGAACGAGTGGACGCGGGTGCCGCACTTTCTGTACGTGGACGAGTTCCCCCGCTACCTGAACCCGGACTTCGAGCGTTTGCTCGCCATCGGGCGCTCGTACCGGTGCGGGGTGGTGCTGGCCCTGCAGAACACCTCACAGCTTCTCTTCGGCGAGTCCACCGCGTTCCGCGACGTGCTGCTGGGCAACTGCCGCACCAAGGTGGTGCTGAACCTGGACGACGCCAAGGACGCCCGGCGGTTCGCCGAGGAGATGGGCGAGGTGCGGGTCGAGGAGGAGAGGCGCACGGTGCGCCGCTTCCCGGGGCTCTGGGGCTGGCACACGGACGCCAAGCAGTACACCGAGGTGGAGCGGCCCCGCTTCTCCTACACTGACCTGCAGAACCTGGCCCCGGGCACGGGGGTGGTGAAGGCGGTGCGGAACGGCCGCCCGCAGCCGCCCGTGCGCGTGGAGTTCGACCTCGCACCCCCGGACCGCGGGCCGGCTCCCGACGGCGAGCGCGCAGAACGGCGCGGGGAGCTGGAAGTGGTGGTGCCCGAGCGGCCGCGCGGGCTGGAAGTGGTGCTGCCGCGCAACGGGTCCTTCTTCCCGGACGGGGGAGGTGGAACGCGGTGA